From the Rhodococcus sp. NBC_00297 genome, one window contains:
- a CDS encoding lipase family protein, translated as MRSIRRLVLAAVTAAVVAAALPGTAAADAQYPTPNADPFYSVPGDIAGLAPGTILASRPMPNPPNFIGVSTWQLAFRSTGSEGNPIVGVTTVFVPLGKAPDGPLLSYQQIVNALGLKCAPSQALWSTDPNVVIRDAAALNAVFTRGWSVSMPDHLGPNSAYGAAKLGGQITLDGIRAAKNFDPLQLRNSPVGMGGYSGGGMATAWAAALAPSYAPELNIVGSAQGGVPMNLLKMAYMLGENTPHPVFGLALAAAIGLGREYPDRMPVSQNLTPQGTSMMNQIADSCTNDILAVGANHSAAEITANKSVFADPQGRAVVEENSVELYPGVPRAPIFEWHSPTDGLIPVDAIDSTTARYCSAGARVQTLLTPTPDHLSGALLGLPSALQWLNDRFAGLPAPSTC; from the coding sequence GTGAGATCCATTCGTCGCCTCGTGCTCGCCGCGGTCACCGCAGCCGTCGTCGCTGCCGCCCTTCCGGGGACCGCAGCCGCAGACGCCCAGTACCCGACCCCCAATGCCGACCCGTTCTACTCCGTGCCGGGCGACATCGCCGGGCTCGCACCGGGCACGATTCTCGCCAGCCGTCCGATGCCCAACCCGCCCAACTTCATCGGCGTGTCGACGTGGCAACTGGCGTTCCGCAGCACCGGCAGCGAGGGCAACCCCATCGTCGGTGTCACCACCGTCTTCGTCCCACTGGGGAAGGCGCCCGACGGCCCGCTGCTCTCCTACCAGCAGATCGTCAATGCTCTCGGCCTGAAGTGCGCGCCCTCGCAGGCGTTGTGGTCGACCGACCCGAACGTCGTCATCCGCGACGCCGCCGCCTTGAACGCGGTGTTCACCCGCGGCTGGTCGGTCTCGATGCCGGACCACCTCGGCCCCAACAGTGCCTACGGTGCCGCCAAGCTGGGCGGTCAGATCACGCTGGACGGTATCCGCGCTGCCAAGAACTTCGATCCGCTGCAGCTGCGCAACAGCCCCGTCGGCATGGGCGGCTACTCCGGCGGCGGCATGGCCACCGCCTGGGCAGCCGCGTTGGCACCCTCGTACGCACCCGAGTTGAACATCGTGGGCAGCGCCCAGGGTGGCGTTCCGATGAACCTGTTGAAGATGGCCTACATGCTCGGCGAGAACACACCGCACCCCGTGTTCGGGCTGGCACTGGCCGCGGCGATCGGTCTCGGTCGCGAGTACCCGGACCGGATGCCCGTGTCGCAGAACCTGACTCCCCAGGGCACGTCGATGATGAATCAGATCGCCGACTCCTGCACCAACGACATCCTGGCCGTGGGCGCCAACCACAGCGCCGCAGAGATCACCGCGAACAAGTCGGTGTTCGCAGATCCGCAGGGCCGTGCCGTCGTGGAAGAGAACAGTGTCGAGCTCTACCCCGGCGTTCCGCGCGCACCGATCTTCGAGTGGCACAGCCCGACCGACGGGCTCATCCCCGTCGACGCCATCGACAGCACCACCGCCCGGTACTGCAGCGCCGGCGCTCGAGTGCAGACGCTGCTCACCCCGACACCCGACCACCTCAGTGGCGCGTTGCTCGGGCTGCCGTCCGCACTGCAGTGGCTGAACGATCGCTTCGCCGGCCTGCCTGCACCCAGCACCTGCTGA
- a CDS encoding oxidoreductase: MTSPTDDRSATEIPENFRALVARQTDDGVDLTSETVDLSFLPEGEVVVRVEYSGANYKDALAVTPKGGVVREYPIVPGIDLAGVVVSSTYDGVSVGDRVVAHGYEIGTGRHGGYAEYARVPAEWVVPLADGLSTADAATIGTAGFTAALSVQALLARGLTPSDGPVLVTGASGGVGSVSVDLLSQAGFEVVASTGKESAHDLLTTLGASSIIGRLPEDPDAAPRPLGKAQWAAAVDCVGGKTLAHVLSTTRYGGAVAASGLTGGAGLSTTVLPFILRGVALLGIDSVQLPIEARRTLWNDLAGSLRPSRLAEVTTEVTLDEVAGVLDSLRDGATIGRTLVRVG, translated from the coding sequence GTGACCTCGCCGACCGACGATCGATCCGCCACCGAGATCCCGGAGAACTTCCGCGCCCTGGTCGCCCGGCAGACCGACGACGGTGTGGATCTGACGTCCGAGACGGTCGACCTGTCGTTCCTGCCGGAGGGCGAGGTGGTCGTCCGCGTCGAGTACTCGGGCGCCAACTACAAGGACGCCCTGGCCGTCACCCCGAAGGGCGGAGTGGTGCGGGAGTACCCCATCGTCCCCGGCATCGACCTCGCCGGTGTGGTGGTCTCCTCGACGTACGACGGGGTGTCGGTCGGTGACCGCGTCGTGGCACACGGCTACGAGATCGGCACCGGACGTCACGGCGGCTACGCCGAGTACGCGCGCGTTCCGGCCGAGTGGGTCGTACCGCTCGCGGACGGACTGTCGACGGCCGACGCCGCCACCATCGGCACCGCGGGCTTCACCGCCGCACTCAGCGTGCAGGCCCTGCTGGCGCGTGGCCTCACCCCGTCCGACGGTCCGGTACTGGTCACCGGAGCGAGCGGCGGGGTCGGCAGTGTCAGCGTGGACCTGTTGTCGCAGGCCGGGTTCGAGGTGGTCGCCTCCACCGGCAAGGAGTCGGCACACGACCTGCTGACCACACTCGGCGCGTCCTCGATCATCGGCCGCCTCCCCGAGGACCCCGACGCGGCGCCGCGTCCCCTCGGGAAGGCGCAGTGGGCCGCCGCGGTCGACTGTGTCGGCGGCAAGACCCTCGCGCACGTACTCAGCACCACGAGGTACGGCGGCGCGGTCGCCGCCAGCGGGCTCACCGGGGGAGCCGGGCTCTCGACCACGGTGTTGCCCTTCATTCTCCGGGGAGTGGCCCTGCTGGGCATCGACTCGGTGCAGTTGCCCATCGAGGCCCGACGCACCCTGTGGAACGACCTGGCCGGTTCCCTGCGCCCGAGTCGGCTCGCCGAGGTCACCACCGAGGTGACTCTCGACGAGGTGGCGGGAGTGCTCGACTCCCTGCGCGACGGGGCCACCATCGGTCGCACCCTCGTCCGTGTCGGCTAG
- the lon gene encoding endopeptidase La: MSESTRLPVLFLTDPVVLPGMVVPVELDDAARAAVDAARTSADGTLLIAPRLDDRYPAYGVVATIVQVGRLATGEPAAVLKAEKRAHIGSGVSGPGAALWVEAELVSEPEPTEEVRAQAADYKKLVLAMLQRRDAWQVIDTVNRMTDPSALADTAGYASWLTDVQKRQLLETPDVATRLTVLTGWITDHLAEIEVTDKIAGDVRDGMEKTQKEFLLRQQLAAIRKELGEGEPDGADDYRGRVESADLPDSVREAALREVGRLERSSDQSPESGWIRTWLDTVLELPWTVTTDDSTDIVAARAVLDADHHGLDDVKDRITEYLAVRSRRASRGLTVVGGRGSGAVMVLAGPPGVGKTSLGESVAKALGRKFVRVALGGVRDEAEIRGHRRTYVGALPGRIVRAIAEAGSMNPVVLLDEIDKIGSDFRGDPAAALLEVLDPAQNHTFRDHYLDLDLDLSDVVFLATANVIDQIPTALLDRMELVTIDGYTEDDKVVIARNHLLPRQVDRAALTDAEVTVTDAALRTIAADYTREPGVRQFERLLAKALRKVATVLAQDERPITVDEPDLVTYLGRPRFTPEAHERTEVPGVATGLAVTGLGGDVLFIEASSTGDTAGLALTGQLGDVMKESAQIALSYVRSHAAELGVDPTALDKAIHIHVPAGAVPKDGPSAGVTMVTALVSMATGRPVRSDVGMTGEVSLNGRVLPIGGVKQKLLAAQRAGLTTVFVPARNEPDLDDVPAEVRAAVDVRPMSDVADIVAQALEPAREQVAAA; encoded by the coding sequence ATGAGCGAATCGACTCGCTTGCCCGTTCTGTTCCTGACCGACCCCGTCGTCCTGCCCGGCATGGTCGTGCCGGTCGAACTGGACGACGCTGCCCGCGCTGCGGTCGACGCCGCGCGGACCAGCGCCGACGGCACTCTGCTGATCGCCCCACGACTGGACGACCGCTACCCCGCCTACGGTGTCGTGGCGACGATCGTGCAGGTCGGCCGTCTCGCGACCGGTGAGCCGGCTGCGGTGCTGAAGGCGGAGAAGCGTGCGCACATCGGGTCCGGCGTGAGCGGCCCCGGCGCGGCCCTCTGGGTGGAGGCCGAGCTCGTGTCGGAACCCGAGCCCACCGAGGAGGTGCGCGCGCAGGCGGCCGACTACAAGAAGCTGGTCCTCGCGATGCTGCAGCGTCGCGACGCCTGGCAGGTGATCGACACCGTGAACCGGATGACGGATCCGTCTGCGCTGGCCGACACCGCCGGTTACGCGTCGTGGCTCACCGACGTCCAGAAGCGGCAGTTGCTCGAGACCCCCGACGTGGCGACCCGACTCACCGTTCTCACCGGCTGGATCACCGACCACCTCGCCGAGATCGAGGTGACCGACAAGATCGCCGGCGACGTCCGCGACGGCATGGAGAAGACTCAGAAGGAATTCCTGCTGCGCCAGCAACTCGCCGCCATCCGCAAGGAGCTGGGCGAGGGCGAACCCGACGGTGCCGACGACTACCGCGGACGCGTCGAATCCGCAGACCTGCCCGACTCGGTTCGTGAGGCGGCGCTGCGCGAGGTGGGCCGGCTGGAGCGCTCGAGCGATCAGAGTCCCGAGAGTGGTTGGATCCGAACGTGGTTGGACACGGTCCTGGAATTGCCGTGGACGGTGACGACCGACGACAGCACGGACATCGTGGCAGCGCGCGCCGTTCTCGATGCCGACCACCACGGACTCGACGACGTGAAGGACCGCATCACCGAGTACCTGGCCGTCCGGTCGAGGCGCGCTTCACGCGGTCTGACGGTGGTGGGCGGACGTGGATCCGGTGCCGTCATGGTGCTGGCCGGTCCTCCCGGCGTCGGCAAGACCTCGCTGGGCGAGTCGGTGGCGAAGGCTTTGGGCCGCAAGTTCGTTCGCGTCGCCCTCGGTGGCGTGCGCGACGAGGCCGAGATTCGCGGACACCGGCGTACGTACGTCGGAGCCCTGCCGGGCCGGATCGTGCGTGCGATCGCCGAGGCAGGCTCGATGAATCCCGTCGTCCTGCTGGACGAGATCGACAAGATCGGATCGGACTTCCGCGGTGACCCCGCGGCGGCGCTGCTCGAGGTCCTCGATCCGGCTCAGAATCACACGTTCCGTGACCATTACCTGGACCTCGATCTCGACCTGTCGGACGTGGTGTTCCTGGCGACCGCCAACGTGATCGACCAGATTCCGACAGCGCTGCTGGACCGTATGGAACTGGTGACCATCGACGGCTACACCGAGGACGACAAGGTCGTCATCGCACGGAACCACCTGCTCCCGCGGCAGGTCGACCGCGCTGCACTGACCGATGCCGAGGTGACCGTCACGGACGCTGCACTCCGCACGATCGCCGCCGACTACACCCGTGAGCCCGGTGTCCGTCAGTTCGAGCGACTGCTGGCGAAGGCGTTGCGCAAGGTGGCGACCGTGCTGGCGCAAGACGAGCGGCCCATCACGGTGGACGAGCCCGATCTGGTCACCTACCTCGGACGGCCCCGCTTCACCCCCGAGGCACACGAACGCACCGAGGTCCCCGGTGTCGCGACGGGCCTGGCCGTGACCGGTCTGGGCGGCGACGTCCTGTTCATCGAGGCGAGCTCGACGGGTGACACCGCCGGCCTCGCCCTCACCGGTCAGCTCGGCGATGTCATGAAGGAGTCGGCGCAGATCGCGCTCTCCTACGTGCGGTCGCACGCGGCGGAACTCGGGGTGGACCCCACGGCGCTGGACAAGGCGATCCACATCCACGTGCCGGCAGGCGCCGTACCGAAGGACGGCCCGTCCGCGGGCGTCACGATGGTCACCGCGCTGGTGTCGATGGCGACGGGCCGTCCCGTGCGGTCCGACGTCGGCATGACGGGCGAGGTCTCCCTGAACGGTCGGGTACTCCCGATCGGTGGGGTGAAGCAGAAATTGCTCGCCGCTCAGCGCGCCGGACTCACCACCGTGTTCGTTCCCGCGCGGAACGAGCCCGATCTCGACGACGTGCCGGCCGAGGTACGGGCTGCCGTCGACGTCCGGCCCATGTCGGACGTCGCCGATATCGTCGCGCAGGCTCTCGAACCTGCACGGGAGCAGGTCGCCGCGGCCTGA
- a CDS encoding ribonuclease H family protein, whose product MIIVSTDGSCLKNPGGAIGWAWVDHTGPSASGGEASGTNQIAELRALYEAVAAHPGPEPMLIESDSQYAIKCASEWLAGWKRKGWRTSTGGPVRNLELVRAIDRAITEREGPVRFRWVRGHVGNQFNEMADELAGIAARGIRDGSLTPCEPVGAQEPVTLF is encoded by the coding sequence GTGATCATCGTGAGTACCGACGGTTCGTGCCTGAAGAACCCCGGCGGGGCCATCGGCTGGGCCTGGGTCGACCACACCGGCCCGTCCGCCTCCGGCGGAGAAGCGTCCGGCACGAATCAGATCGCCGAGCTCAGGGCGTTGTACGAGGCCGTGGCCGCGCATCCGGGTCCGGAGCCGATGCTCATCGAGTCGGACAGTCAGTACGCCATCAAGTGTGCGTCGGAGTGGCTCGCCGGGTGGAAGCGCAAGGGCTGGCGCACGTCCACGGGTGGGCCGGTGCGCAATCTGGAACTGGTCCGCGCGATCGACCGTGCCATCACCGAGCGCGAGGGTCCGGTGCGGTTCCGCTGGGTCCGCGGACACGTGGGCAACCAGTTCAACGAGATGGCGGACGAGCTGGCAGGAATCGCTGCGCGCGGGATCCGAGACGGTTCGCTGACGCCGTGCGAGCCGGTCGGCGCACAGGAACCCGTCACGCTCTTCTAG
- a CDS encoding DUF4190 domain-containing protein: MSGPTPEYGQQPEYGGQPPYGQQPQYGQQPQYGQQPGSGGQYPPPGGYDGGYGQPPVSPKNGVGIAALILGILSILAFWTFGFGIFLGIIAVVLGVLGRGRVKRREATNGGVATTGLVLGVLGIIGGAVFIALTVWVFNEVGVGDLATCLSDAGGDATRVEQCQQQFTDNLENQFSVTLTPAPTP; encoded by the coding sequence GTGAGCGGTCCCACGCCCGAGTACGGCCAGCAGCCCGAGTACGGCGGGCAACCGCCGTACGGTCAGCAGCCTCAGTACGGTCAGCAGCCTCAGTACGGTCAGCAGCCCGGTTCCGGCGGGCAGTACCCACCACCCGGCGGCTACGACGGCGGCTACGGCCAGCCCCCGGTCAGCCCGAAGAACGGCGTGGGAATCGCGGCGCTGATTCTCGGCATCCTGTCGATCCTGGCCTTCTGGACCTTCGGATTCGGCATCTTCCTGGGCATCATCGCCGTGGTGCTCGGCGTGCTCGGCCGCGGCCGAGTCAAGCGCCGCGAAGCCACGAACGGCGGCGTCGCCACGACGGGGCTGGTGCTGGGTGTCCTCGGCATCATCGGTGGCGCGGTGTTCATCGCCCTGACCGTGTGGGTGTTCAACGAGGTGGGAGTCGGCGACCTCGCGACCTGCCTCAGCGACGCCGGTGGCGACGCGACACGGGTCGAGCAGTGCCAGCAGCAGTTCACCGACAATCTGGAGAACCAGTTCTCGGTGACCCTGACGCCCGCTCCGACGCCGTGA
- a CDS encoding alpha/beta fold hydrolase, with protein MSTWTVSDGTVLHYTDQGTGQPLVMLHGWGFSGRFFDGSVDRLAEHARVITVDLRAHGDSEDPGHGYRVSRLAKDLRDLLVGLELTDVTVLGWSLGCPVIWSYQELFGTDMLAQAIYVAQTPRQYRTPEWTLAHTSIFDDASLAAVQGRVTYDRENFDREQLDEITATDLPAERVEVLLAEMTKISSEARNAVMADHTHHDWRDLLPALELPSLVMVGKHDKAFPWEAAQYVGDTIPGARTVVFENSSHALFLDEPRKFEDEVLGFLAEHS; from the coding sequence ATGAGTACGTGGACCGTCAGCGACGGCACAGTCCTGCACTACACCGACCAGGGAACGGGACAGCCGCTCGTGATGCTGCACGGGTGGGGATTCAGCGGCCGCTTCTTCGACGGCAGTGTCGATCGGCTCGCCGAGCATGCCCGTGTGATCACCGTCGATCTGCGCGCACACGGTGATTCCGAGGACCCGGGCCACGGTTACCGGGTGTCGAGGTTGGCCAAGGACCTCCGCGATCTGCTCGTGGGGCTGGAGCTGACGGACGTCACCGTTCTGGGGTGGTCACTGGGTTGTCCCGTGATCTGGAGCTACCAGGAGCTGTTCGGCACCGACATGCTGGCGCAGGCGATCTACGTCGCGCAGACTCCTCGCCAGTACCGGACGCCCGAGTGGACCCTGGCGCACACCAGCATCTTCGACGACGCGTCGCTGGCCGCGGTGCAGGGCCGTGTGACGTACGACCGCGAGAACTTCGACCGCGAACAGCTCGACGAGATCACCGCCACCGACCTCCCCGCAGAGCGTGTCGAGGTCCTCCTCGCGGAGATGACGAAGATCTCCTCGGAGGCGCGCAACGCGGTGATGGCGGACCACACCCATCACGACTGGCGCGATCTGCTGCCGGCACTCGAGCTGCCGTCGCTGGTCATGGTGGGCAAGCACGACAAGGCGTTTCCGTGGGAAGCGGCACAGTACGTGGGTGACACGATTCCCGGCGCGCGCACCGTCGTGTTCGAGAACAGCAGTCACGCACTGTTTCTCGACGAGCCGCGGAAGTTCGAGGACGAGGTGCTCGGCTTCCTCGCCGAGCACTCCTGA
- a CDS encoding OsmC family protein, translating into MSQDLYTATVTATDGSISSSDDVLSLDVHEPSDLGGPGGATNPEQLMAAALSSCLLESLRIAVGTAGGSLEGASVEGQVTLSSADGAGYDAAYRLGVTLPGVDNPGDVLEQARSICPFLKTVTGVDVTLSE; encoded by the coding sequence ATGAGTCAAGACCTGTACACCGCCACTGTCACCGCCACCGACGGATCGATCTCCTCGAGCGACGACGTGCTCTCCCTCGATGTCCACGAGCCCTCCGACCTCGGGGGTCCGGGTGGGGCGACCAACCCCGAACAGTTGATGGCCGCTGCGCTGAGCTCGTGCCTGCTCGAGTCGCTGCGCATCGCAGTCGGTACCGCGGGTGGATCCCTCGAGGGTGCATCGGTGGAGGGACAGGTGACGTTGTCCTCCGCGGACGGCGCGGGCTACGACGCGGCCTACCGCCTCGGCGTGACACTGCCGGGCGTCGACAACCCGGGCGACGTGCTCGAGCAGGCACGGTCGATCTGCCCGTTCCTCAAGACCGTCACCGGCGTGGACGTGACGCTGAGCGAGTGA
- a CDS encoding ABC transporter ATP-binding protein: MSMEMTAWNQMYRSMHTNGDDHRPFSRVTVRRIMVFARPLRSLLVGFLILSVVAAVLAVATPVLAGRVVDAIVQGRAYGTVLVLAVIIAIVALLDAGTGLMNRWLSARIGENLILDLRTRVFDHVQKMPIAFFTRTRTGALVSRLNNDVIGAQRAFSGTLSGVVSNLVTLLLTLVVMLGISWQITLLALLLLPIFVLPARRMGTRLARLQREAAAHNAAMSTQMTERFSAPGATLIKLFGRPDHESAEFALRAGRVRDIGVRSAMVQTVFVTALTLVSALALALVYGLGGFYALRGQLDAGSVVTLALLLTRLYAPLTALASARVDIMSAVVSFERVFEILDLDPLITDKPDARAVPEGPVTVEFDDVRFAYPSADKVSLASLEDVSVLDARGGEEVLHGVSFRAEPGHMVALVGSSGAGKSTIAQLVSRLYDVDSGAVRIGDVDVRDLTAESIRRTVGMVTQDGHLFHETLRSNLTLAHPDATEEEIWSALRRARLEELVLSLPDGLDTVVGERGYRFSGGERQRVTIARLLLARPTVVVLDEATASLDSTSEAAVQEALAEALEGRTSIVIAHRLSTIRAADLILVIENGRVVERGTHTELLANSGRYSELYRTQFDEPVRA, from the coding sequence ATGAGTATGGAAATGACCGCGTGGAACCAGATGTACCGATCGATGCACACCAACGGCGACGATCACCGACCGTTCTCCCGGGTGACCGTGCGGCGGATCATGGTGTTCGCGCGACCCCTGCGCTCCCTGCTCGTCGGGTTCCTGATCCTCAGCGTCGTCGCGGCGGTCCTGGCCGTTGCGACGCCCGTGCTGGCCGGCCGTGTCGTGGACGCGATCGTGCAGGGCCGCGCGTACGGGACGGTCCTCGTGCTGGCCGTCATCATCGCGATCGTGGCGTTGCTCGATGCCGGTACGGGGCTGATGAACCGGTGGCTCTCGGCGCGGATCGGCGAGAACCTCATCCTCGACCTTCGTACTCGCGTGTTCGACCACGTGCAGAAGATGCCCATCGCCTTCTTCACACGCACGCGCACCGGTGCCCTGGTCTCGCGGCTGAACAACGACGTCATCGGGGCGCAGCGCGCCTTCAGCGGCACGCTGTCGGGTGTCGTCAGCAACCTCGTGACGCTGCTGCTCACCCTCGTCGTCATGCTCGGGATCTCCTGGCAGATCACCCTGCTGGCACTGTTGCTGTTGCCGATCTTCGTGCTCCCGGCCCGCAGGATGGGCACTCGGCTCGCCCGTCTGCAGCGTGAGGCCGCCGCGCACAACGCGGCCATGTCGACGCAGATGACGGAGCGTTTCTCCGCTCCCGGCGCGACACTGATCAAGCTGTTCGGACGCCCGGACCACGAGTCGGCCGAGTTCGCGCTGCGGGCGGGCCGCGTCCGCGACATCGGCGTGCGGTCGGCCATGGTCCAGACCGTCTTCGTGACGGCGCTGACCCTCGTGTCCGCGCTGGCACTCGCGCTCGTCTACGGCCTCGGTGGCTTCTACGCGCTGCGGGGGCAGCTCGACGCAGGGTCGGTCGTGACTCTCGCGCTGCTTCTGACCAGGCTGTACGCGCCGCTCACCGCACTGGCGAGCGCCCGCGTCGACATCATGAGCGCCGTGGTGAGCTTCGAGCGGGTCTTCGAGATCCTCGACCTCGATCCGCTCATCACCGACAAACCCGACGCCCGGGCGGTTCCGGAGGGCCCGGTCACCGTCGAGTTCGACGACGTCCGCTTCGCCTATCCGTCGGCCGACAAGGTGTCACTGGCGTCTCTGGAGGACGTGTCCGTCCTGGATGCTCGCGGCGGCGAGGAGGTGCTCCACGGGGTGTCCTTCCGCGCCGAGCCCGGACACATGGTGGCCCTGGTCGGCTCGTCCGGTGCAGGAAAGTCGACCATCGCGCAGCTCGTCTCGCGGCTGTACGACGTGGATTCCGGTGCCGTGCGCATCGGTGACGTCGACGTGCGGGATCTGACGGCCGAATCGATCCGGCGCACCGTCGGCATGGTGACGCAGGACGGCCACCTGTTCCACGAGACGTTGCGCTCCAATCTCACCCTGGCGCACCCGGATGCGACGGAGGAGGAGATCTGGTCCGCGCTGCGGCGTGCGCGTCTCGAGGAGTTGGTGCTGTCGCTGCCGGACGGCCTGGACACCGTGGTCGGCGAGCGCGGCTATCGCTTCTCCGGTGGTGAGCGTCAACGCGTCACCATCGCTCGCCTGCTGCTGGCGCGTCCCACCGTCGTCGTGTTGGACGAGGCCACCGCGTCACTGGACTCCACTTCCGAGGCCGCGGTGCAGGAGGCACTCGCCGAGGCACTGGAGGGACGGACGTCCATCGTCATCGCGCACCGGCTCTCCACCATCCGGGCGGCCGATCTCATCCTGGTCATCGAGAACGGCCGCGTCGTCGAGCGCGGTACGCACACCGAACTGCTGGCGAACTCGGGTCGTTACTCCGAGCTCTACCGCACGCAGTTCGACGAACCGGTCCGCGCCTGA